A region of Sugiyamaella lignohabitans strain CBS 10342 chromosome A, complete sequence DNA encodes the following proteins:
- the PUT2 gene encoding 1-pyrroline-5-carboxylate dehydrogenase (Delta-1-pyrroline-5-carboxylate dehydrogenase; nuclear-encoded mitochondrial protein involved in utilization of proline as sole nitrogen source; deficiency of the human homolog causes HPII, an autosomal recessive inborn error of metabolism; GO_component: GO:0016020 - membrane [Evidence IEA]; GO_component: GO:0005743 - mitochondrial inner membrane [Evidence IEA,IEA]; GO_component: GO:0005759 - mitochondrial matrix [Evidence IDA] [PMID 3025596]; GO_component: GO:0005739 - mitochondrion [Evidence IEA]; GO_component: GO:0005739 - mitochondrion [Evidence IDA] [PMID 14576278]; GO_component: GO:0005739 - mitochondrion [Evidence IDA] [PMID 16823961]; GO_function: GO:0003842 - 1-pyrroline-5-carboxylate dehydrogenase activity [Evidence IEA]; GO_function: GO:0003842 - 1-pyrroline-5-carboxylate dehydrogenase activity [Evidence IMP] [PMID 387737]; GO_function: GO:0003842 - 1-pyrroline-5-carboxylate dehydrogenase activity [Evidence IDA] [PMID 4145181]; GO_function: GO:0016491 - oxidoreductase activity [Evidence IEA,IEA]; GO_function: GO:0016620 - oxidoreductase activity, acting on the aldehyde or oxo group of donors, NAD or NADP as acceptor [Evidence IEA]; GO_process: GO:0006537 - glutamate biosynthetic process [Evidence IDA] [PMID 4145181]; GO_process: GO:0008152 - metabolic process [Evidence IEA]; GO_process: GO:0055114 - oxidation-reduction process [Evidence IEA,IEA]; GO_process: GO:0006561 - proline biosynthetic process [Evidence IEA]; GO_process: GO:0010133 - proline catabolic process to glutamate [Evidence IEA]; GO_process: GO:0010133 - proline catabolic process to glutamate [Evidence IMP] [PMID 387737]; GO_process: GO:0006560 - proline metabolic process [Evidence IEA]), translating to MLRVRSFAYKKSLSASLTRSVSTASQLAQFKIPEVFNEPVRTYEPGSKDRDGVLSALSRLSNQRHEIPLVIGGKEVFTKDTFVQTSPSNHSQVLAEVSSASEKDVNDAINASLAAKKAWESAPWADRASVFLKAAELIAGKYRYDILAATMLGQGKNIYQAEIDSTCELIDFLRFNVKYAEELYQQQPARSSPGVWNRAEYRALEGFVYAVTPFNFTAIAGNLVGAPALMGNTVVWKPSNSSVLSNYLLYKIFQEAGVPDGVINFIPGDPLTVTQPVISHPDFAALHFTGSTDVFVKLYQSIAANLPGYKSYPRIVGETGGKNFHVVHNSANVSHAVKSTVRGAFEYQGQKCSATSRVYVPESIWPQFKSELVAETQALLNEGAGNSTVPSGFHKFIGPVIHEPSFNKLDKAITEAKQDSSLELLVGGKVDKSVGYYVEPTIFVSKDAKHANLQNEFFGPLLHVYVYPDAEYEQTLALVDATGKYGLTGSIFAQDRSAILTASEALRNSAGNFYINDKSTGAVVGQQWFGGSRKSGTNDKSGSGNILSRFVSVRNIKENFVEIDEVLYPSNAQ from the coding sequence ATGCTGCGTGTTAGATCCTTTGCTTATAAAAAGTCGCTGTCTGCTTCTTTGACCAGATCAGTCAGTACTGCCAGTCAATTGGCCCAATTCAAGATCCCTGAGGTTTTCAATGAGCCTGTCAGAACTTATGAGCCTGGTTCGAAGGACAGAGATGGCGTTTTGAGTGCTCTTAGCAGACTCAGTAATCAGCGTCATGAAATCCCTTTGGTAATTGGTGGTAAGGAAGTTTTTACTAAAGATACTTTCGTACAAACATCACCCTCGAATCACAGCCAAGTTCTTGCTGAAGTCAGCTCGGCTTCTGAAAAGGATGTCAATGACGCAATTAATGCCTCTTTGGCTGCTAAAAAGGCTTGGGAGTCAGCTCCTTGGGCTGACCGTGCTTCGGTTTTCCTCAAGGCTGCTGAATTGATTGCTGGTAAATATCGTTATGATATCTTGGCTGCTACCATGCTTGGCCAAGGTAAGAACATCTATCAAGCTGAAATTGACTCTACTTGtgaattgattgatttcttGAGATTCAATGTCAAATATGCTGAAGAAttatatcaacagcagcctgCTCGCTCGTCTCCCGGTGTCTGGAACAGAGCTGAATATCGTGCTTTGGAAGGGTTTGTTTATGCTGTAACTCCTTTCAACTTCACTGCAATTGCTGGTAATTTGGTTGGTGCACCTGCTCTAATGGGTAACACCGTCGTCTGGAAGCCTTCCAATTCATCTGTCTTGTCTAATTACTTACTCTACAAGATCTTCCAAGAAGCTGGTGTTCCTGATGGAGTTATCAACTTTATTCCTGGTGACCCCTTGACGGTTACTCAACCAGTCATCAGTCACCCTGATTTCGCTGCTTTGCACTTTACTGGTTCTACCGATGTTTTCGTTAAACTATACCAGTCGATTGCTGCCAATCTTCCTGGCTACAAATCTTACCCAAGAATTGTCGGTGAGACCGGTGGTAAAAATTTCCATGTCGTTCATAACTCGGCCAATGTGTCTCATGCAGTCAAGTCTACTGTTCGTGGTGCTTTTGAATATCAAGGACAAAAGTGTTCCGCCACATCGAGAGTCTATGTTCCCGAATCTATTTGGCCTCAATTCAAGTCGGAATTGGTTGCTGAAACTCAGGCTTTGTTGAATGAGGGTGCTGGTAACTCCACTGTCCCTAGTGGATTCCACAAATTCATTGGTCCTGTTATCCATGAACCCTCTTTCAACAAACTCGACAAAGCTATTACTGAGGCCAAGCAGGACTCAAGCCTTGAATTGTTGGTTGGTGGTAAGGTCGACAAGTCTGTTGGTTACTATGTTGAGCCCACTATTTTCGTGTCAAAGGATGCCAAACATGCCAACTTACAAAATGAGTTTTTCGGGCCTCTACTTCACGTCTACGTATATCCTGATGCTGAATATGAGCAGACTCTTGCACTTGTCGATGCAACTGGCAAGTACGGTCTTACTGGTAGCATTTTTGCTCAAGACCGTTCTGCCATTCTCACGGCTTCTGAGGCTCTCCGCAATTCTGCTGGTAACTTCTATATTAACGACAAATCAACCGGTGCCGTTGTAGGCCAACAGTGGTTCGGCGGATCCCGCAAGTCCGGTACTAATGATAAGAGTGGATCGGGTAATATCCTTAGCCGATTTGTGTCTGTACGCAATATCAAGGAGAACTTCGTCGAGATCGATGAAGTCCTTTACCCATCTAACGCCCAATAA
- the CGT1 gene encoding ceramide glucosyltransferase (allele of CaO19.12061): MALVFFKRLALVAALSTITFPVLAGVLAHDNDPSSKTYENIQNMIRNVSSSSIQENNHIWIVRVFAILCFVWYGVIVLLSSLGLIVVRKKYTQISPVVTREAVTGSEGVTILRPLKGIDTEMEACLTSAFSQDYPKFEIIFCIASESDPAVQVAQRLIGQFPYVDAKILIGEGHYGPNPKINNLAQGYEQAKYDIIWVLDSNVWVAPGTLARSVDAFYKAPNIQLVHHLPMCMSIVSAWDNNWGSKLDEMFMLTAHSKFYSAINAVAIAPCVMGKSNLYRRSDLDRASGKQKGHGIRVFAQYIAEDNMIADALWKAGGRTALTGDSVVQPLANVDFEGYVSRRIRWLRVRRYMVLAATLLEPTTECFLCGIFGSFAISVLWLSNETASYFSWIFFITHLSIWCASDYWHFHNLIQYSNMEHTNSPFFVSPYYSPEYSTTKTRPFLTSWLPIWILREVLALPIWVIAMCGHKILWRNKPFRIKSDLTAEEIL; the protein is encoded by the coding sequence ATGGCGctggttttttttaaacGACTAGCGCTGGTAGCAGCCCTGTCTACCATTACCTTCCCCGTTTTGGCCGGTGTTTTGGCCCATGATAATGATCCTAGCAGCAAAACCTATGAGAACATTCAGAATATGATCCGAAATGTTTCAAGCTCATCAATCCAGGAGAATAATCATATCTGGATAGTTAGGGTATTTGCAATACTTTGTTTCGTATGGTATGGGGTTATAGTGCTCCTCAGCTCGCTAGGCCTAATTGTTGTGAGGAAAAAGTATACTCAAATATCTCCAGTAGTCACTAGAGAGGCGGTTACTGGATCTGAAGGTGTAACGATTCTGCGTCCTTTAAAGGGGATTGACACGGAAATGGAAGCGTGTTTGACATCGGCTTTTTCTCAAGATTATCCCAAATTTGAAATCATATTTTGCATTGCATCTGAATCAGACCCTGCTGTTCAGGTCGCACAAAGATTAATAGGACAATTTCCCTATGTGGATGCTAAAATTCTAATTGGCGAGGGTCATTATGGACCCAATccaaaaatcaacaaccttGCCCAGGGTTATGAACAAGCCAAAtatgatattatttgggTACTTGATTCGAATGTGTGGGTTGCACCTGGTACATTAGCTCGATCTGTAGACGCGTTTTATAAAGCTCCAAACATCCAGCTTGTCCATCATCTGCCAATGTGCATGTCTATCGTATCTGCCTGGGATAACAATTGGGGTTCTAAGCTAGATGAGATGTTCATGCTAACTGCCCACTCAAAATTTTATTCGGCCATCAATGCTGTGGCCATTGCTCCATGTGTGATGGGCAAGTCCAATTTGTATCGCCGATCCGACTTGGACAGGGCGAGTGGCAAGCAAAAGGGACATGGAATTAGAGTGTTTGCGCAGTACATTGCTGAAGACAACATGATTGCTGATGCTTTATGGAAAGCAGGTGGTCGCACTGCCCTGACTGGCGACTCTGTAGTACAGCCTCTTGCCAATGTCGACTTTGAAGGGTATGTTTCGAGAAGGATCAGGTGGTTGCGAGTACGAAGATATATGGTCCTTGCTGCCACTCTACTGGAACCGACCACAGAATGTTTTCTGTGCGGTATCTTTGGCAGTTTCGCGATTTCGGTCTTGTGGCTAAGCAATGAAACTGCGTCATACTTTAGttggatattttttatcACTCACTTGAGCATATGGTGTGCATCTGACTACTGGCACTTTCATAACCTGATCCAATACTCGAATATGGAACATACAAATAGCCCATTCTTTGTTTCTCCATATTACTCCCCAGAATACTCGACTACTAAAACCAGGCCATTCCTGACATCGTGGCTGCCTATATGGATTCTGCGTGAGGTGCTTGCACTACCTATATGGGTTATTGCTATGTGTGGTCATAAGATTTTATGGCGAAATAAACCGTTTCGTATCAAAAGTGATTTAACTGCTGAAGAAATTCTATAA
- the RLP24 gene encoding Rlp24p (Essential protein required for ribosomal large subunit biogenesis; associated with pre-60S ribosomal subunits; stimulates the ATPase activity of Afg2p, which is required for release of Rlp24p from the pre-60S particle; has similarity to Rpl24Ap and Rpl24Bp; GO_component: GO:0005737 - cytoplasm [Evidence IEA,IEA]; GO_component: GO:0005730 - nucleolus [Evidence IDA] [PMID 20670889]; GO_component: GO:0005634 - nucleus [Evidence IEA,IEA]; GO_component: GO:0030687 - preribosome, large subunit precursor [Evidence IDA] [PMID 11583614]; GO_component: GO:0030687 - preribosome, large subunit precursor [Evidence IDA] [PMID 17443350]; GO_component: GO:0030687 - preribosome, large subunit precursor [Evidence IDA] [PMID 22735702]; GO_component: GO:0030687 - preribosome, large subunit precursor [Evidence IDA] [PMID 23212245]; GO_function: GO:0001671 - ATPase activator activity [Evidence IDA] [PMID 23185031]; GO_process: GO:1902626 - assembly of large subunit precursor of preribosome [Evidence IMP] [PMID 22735702]; GO_process: GO:0042273 - ribosomal large subunit biogenesis [Evidence IMP,IPI] [PMID 11583614]; GO_process: GO:0042254 - ribosome biogenesis [Evidence IEA]) yields the protein MFVRNDAKEFRFCRSKCHKNFKLKRNPRKLRWTKAFRKAAGKEMVVDSTLAFNARRHVPVRYNRELVAETLHAMARVEEIRQKRERAFYKNRMRGNKERQKEQDRKLVEANPELLRQRDVELSRQAAKEAAAQEDSEMEYSEEEEFQSEEEEQQQKVAIMVKNKKKRSKVQAGGMDLD from the coding sequence ATGTTCGTTAGAAATGACGCCAAGGAGTTCAGATTTTGTCGTTCGAAATGTCATAAGAACTTCAAGCTGAAGAGAAATCCCCGTAAACTCAGATGGACCAAGGCTTTCCGTAAGGCTGCTGGTAAGGAGATGGTTGTTGACTCTACATTAGCCTTCAATGCCCGTAGACACGTTCCAGTTAGATACAACCGTGAGCTCGTTGCTGAGACTTTGCATGCTATGGCCCGGGTTGAGGAAATCAGAcaaaagagagaaagagcCTTCTATAAGAACAGAATGCGTGGTAATAAGGAGAGACAAAAGGAACAGGACAGAAAGCTTGTCGAAGCCAATCCCGAACTATTACGGCAAAGAGATGTGGAACTTTCCAGACAAGCTGCCAAggaagctgctgctcaagaagACAGCGAGATGGAGTACagcgaagaagaagagttcCAAtccgaagaagaagaacaacaacaaaaggTTGCTATTATggtcaagaacaaaaagaagcgATCCAAGGTTCAAGCTGGTGGAATGGATTTGGACTAA
- the RBG2 gene encoding Rbg2p (Protein with a role in translation; forms a complex with Gir2p; has similarity to mammalian developmentally regulated GTP-binding protein; GO_component: GO:0005737 - cytoplasm [Evidence IEA,IEA]; GO_component: GO:0005737 - cytoplasm [Evidence IDA] [PMID 14562095]; GO_function: GO:0005525 - GTP binding [Evidence IEA,IEA]; GO_function: GO:0005525 - GTP binding [Evidence ISS] [PMID 10760581]; GO_function: GO:0000166 - nucleotide binding [Evidence IEA]; GO_process: GO:0002181 - cytoplasmic translation [Evidence IGI] [PMID 21076151]), with protein MGILEKITQIQEELARTQKNKATEYHIGLLKGKLARYRQQLLEPPPGSSSSPGQGFEVSKSGDARVALIGFPSVGKSSLLSKITKTKSEVAQYAFTTLTSVPGVLEYNGSEIQILDLPGIIQGASEGKGRGRQVVSTAKTADLILMVLDATKSDEQRAILERELEAVGIRLNKERPNVYFKIKKAGGLKFNATSPPKYLDEKMVGNILRDYKIHNADVLIRDPEVTVEDFIDVINANHRSYIPCLYCYNKIDAVSLEETDRLARQPNTVVISVSMDLGIDDLLERIWADLSLLRIFTKRKGVAPNFSEPMVIRKAHNSIEDVCDAIHRDFKSKFRYALVWGASAKHSPQKCGLQHLIEDEDVVSIFTK; from the coding sequence ATGGGAATTCTGGAGAAGATTACACAAATTCAGGAAGAGCTTGCTCGaactcaaaaaaataaagcAACCGAGTATCATATTGGTCTGCTAAAGGGTAAGCTAGCTCGGTATagacagcagctgcttgAACCCCCACCAGgatcgtcttcttctcccGGCCAGGGATTTGAAGTATCGAAAAGTGGAGACGCCAGAGTCGCACTTATTGGTTTCCCATCCGTTGGTAAATCTTCACTATTATCTAAAATCACCAAGACCAAATCAGAGGTCGCTCAATATGCTTTCACGACCTTAACATCGGTACCAGGCGTGTTGGAATACAACGGATCAGAAATCCAAATCTTAGATTTACCAGGTATTATTCAGGGAGCTTCTGAAGGCAAGGGAAGAGGTAGACAAGTTGTCTCAACGGCGAAGACTGCAGATTTGATTCTCATGGTTTTGGATGCTACAAAGTCAGATGAGCAACGGGCTATCTTGGAGCGTGAATTGGAGGCTGTAGGTATTCGTCTCAACAAAGAACGACCAAATGTATATtttaaaatcaaaaagGCTGGTGGGTTGAAATTCAATGCCACATCTCCACCTAAATATCTGGATGAGAAGATGGTAGGCAATATCCTCCGAGACTACAAGATTCATAATGCTGATGTTCTCATTCGAGACCCAGAGGTGACTGTTGAAGATTTTATTGATGTCATTAATGCCAACCATCGGTCATATATCCCATGTCTTTACTGTTACAACAAAATTGACGCTGTGTCACTCGAAGAAACTGATCGATTGGCTCGTCAACCCAATACTGTGGTTATTTCCGTGTCTATGGACTTGGGTATAGATGATCTTCTAGAACGGATCTGGGCAGACTTATCATTACTTCGCATTTTCACTAAACGTAAGGGTGTTGCCCCGAACTTTTCAGAACCTATGGTTATCCGAAAGGCACACAATTCGATAGAAGATGTCTGTGATGCCATTCACCGAgatttcaaatccaaattcAGATATGCTCTTGTATGGGGTGCATCTGCCAAACACAGTCCGCAAAAATGTGGTCTTCAGCATCTGatagaagatgaagatgttgtCTCTATTTTTACAAAATAA